One Chitinophagales bacterium genomic window, CATCCACTGATATTGATGGCCATTACAGCTTAAATGTTAGTGCCGGCACCGATACCCTGATCTTTTCTTATCTCGGTTACATAACGCAGCACATCGGTATAAACAACCGCAATGTGGTGGATGTGGTATTGCCATTGGATGTAGCGATACTGGACGACATCGTAGTGGTGGGATATGGCACGCAGAAAAAGAGTGATCTCACTGGTGCCGTGTCTTCCGTACGGGGCTCCGATCTTACAAAGATACCGGCCGCTTCACCGGTGCAGGCATTGCAGGGCAAGGTAGCAGGCGTGCAGGTTACCAGCACTTCCGGTGCGCCCGGTGCAGGGGCGGTGGTGCGGGTAAGAGGCGTCGGCACCTTTAACAATTCATCACCTATTTATGTGGTGGATGGCGTGATACTCGATGATATCTCATTCTTAAATTCGGGTGATATTCAGTCGATGGAAGTATTGAAGGATGCTTCGGCAACAGCCATCTATGGTTCGAGAGGTTCGAATGGTGTAATAATGGTTACCACGAAGCAGGGGAAAGCCGGTGGCCAGGAAACGCCTACCGTAAACTTTGATGCGGAATATTCATCACAGATTCTTGCAAAGAAAATTGAATTGCTGGATGGAAAAGAGTTCGCCGCTTATGTTAACGATATCACGCCGGGTTCTTATAATAACCTCGATGCAGTGCCCAACACAGACTGGCAGGACCTCGTCTTCCAGAATGCGCCGATGCAGAATTATCACCTCTCTGTTGCAGGGTCTTCCCCTAAATCGCAATATTATGTGGGCCTTGGATATTTCAATCAGCAGGGTATTATTGAAAAATCCAACTATGAACGATTCACCTTTCAGCTGAATAACATTTATAATCTTTCAAAAAACTTCAGGCTGGGCAACAACCTTACCTTTGCCCCTTATGAGCAGCAGAACACAGCCAATGCGACGTATGGCGCTTACCGCGCACAGCCTGTTGCTGTTCCCTTTAATCCTGACAGTACATACGGTGAGGTGCCGGGCGTGGGAAATCCGCTGGCGGATATAGAATACACCAACAACTTTGAGAAAGGTTTGCGCACGGTGGGCAATGTATTTGGCGACGTGAAATTTCTGCAGGCATTCACCTTCAGAACAAGTTTTGGCGTTGATATGAACTATCAGAAGAACCGGAGCTTCACACCGGTTTTCTATGTGTCACCCCAGCAGCAGAATGAAGTGAACGATCTGTTCGTCGGCAACTCCGAGAATGTTAACTGGTTATGGGAAAATACACTCAATTATAAGAAGACATTTGATAAGCACTCCGTGGATGCACTGGCCGGTTATACCATGCAGGAAGCCAGTTCTGAATTCCTGAGCGCCGCAGCCACCAATATACTCGGTGATACCAAGAATCTCTGGTACCTGAATGCAGACAATATCAATCCAACGAGTATCAGCAATGGTGTGGACCCGAACCTAAATTATTCGCTTATCTCTTATCTCTTCAGGGCCAACTATACCTACAACAGCAAGTACCTGTTAACGGCCACATTCAGAAGAGACGGATCCTCCAAGTTTAATATCAACAACCGTTATTCTAATTTCCCATCGATCGCTGGCGGCTGGAATATCGGTAATGAAACGTTCATGGAAAGTGTACCCGCAATTTCCAATATGAAACTGCGTGCCAGCTACGGAGTGATCGGCAATGAGAAAATTAATTATCTGGATCAGTACGCTTTAGTGCTGAACCAGGTGAATGGTGTTTTCGGGCAGAGTGAAGCGCTGCTCCCCGGTTCAACCTATGGTAAAACCGGTAATCCTGATTTGAAGTGGGAGAGTACTAAGCAAACCGACATCGGCCTTGAGATTGGCTTCCTTCAAAACAGGTTATCCACGGAATTTGATTTTTACAGCCGGACTACCGATGACATCCTCGTGGAACTTTCAACACCCGGATATTTTGGCAATGGTGAAGGCGTCAAAGTGCGTTACAATGCAGGTTCCGTATTGAACCGCGGTTTTGAATTTAACGTGGCCTGGAACGATGAGGTAAATGGTTTTCATTACCGGATTGGCCTGCTTGGTACCACTATTCATAATGAAGTGCTCAGCGTTGGTGGCAACAGCGGCGTTGATTCTGTATTGTTTGGCGGAAACCTCGGTAATGGTCAGACCGTAACCCAAAGCAGCGTTGGAAACCCGATTGGCTCCTTCTTTGGCTACCAGACCGATGGTATCTTTCAAAACGAGGCTGAACTGGCAGCTTATCCGCATGAATCACTCACCGGCGTGGGTGACCTGCGCTTCGTGGATCAGAACGGTGATGGAAAAATTAATGCGCAGGACAGGGTGTTCCTCGGCTCACCAATTCCCGATTTTGTATATGGCATTAACCTCGAAGCATCGTATAAAGGCTTTGATCTGTCTGTTGATTTACAAGGCCAGCTTGGCAATGAATTGTATAACGGTAAAGAAGCAGTGCGTCCCGACCTTTATAATTTTGAAGTGCACGTGATCGATCACTGGACCGGCGAAGGAACGAGCACCACAGAGCCGCGGGCTGCATCTGGCGGCGTGAATTATGCTCCATCCGACCGCTTTATCCAGGACGGTTCATTTCTCCGGTTGAGAAGTGTAACGCTCGGCTACAGCTTTTCACAAAGCATTGCTTCAAAAATTCACATGAAGGAAGCGCGCCTGTAT contains:
- a CDS encoding TonB-dependent receptor encodes the protein MVRNILFAAALLLSATAQAQNFAVQGTVTGSDDGQPMTGVNVVVKGGTAGASTDIDGHYSLNVSAGTDTLIFSYLGYITQHIGINNRNVVDVVLPLDVAILDDIVVVGYGTQKKSDLTGAVSSVRGSDLTKIPAASPVQALQGKVAGVQVTSTSGAPGAGAVVRVRGVGTFNNSSPIYVVDGVILDDISFLNSGDIQSMEVLKDASATAIYGSRGSNGVIMVTTKQGKAGGQETPTVNFDAEYSSQILAKKIELLDGKEFAAYVNDITPGSYNNLDAVPNTDWQDLVFQNAPMQNYHLSVAGSSPKSQYYVGLGYFNQQGIIEKSNYERFTFQLNNIYNLSKNFRLGNNLTFAPYEQQNTANATYGAYRAQPVAVPFNPDSTYGEVPGVGNPLADIEYTNNFEKGLRTVGNVFGDVKFLQAFTFRTSFGVDMNYQKNRSFTPVFYVSPQQQNEVNDLFVGNSENVNWLWENTLNYKKTFDKHSVDALAGYTMQEASSEFLSAAATNILGDTKNLWYLNADNINPTSISNGVDPNLNYSLISYLFRANYTYNSKYLLTATFRRDGSSKFNINNRYSNFPSIAGGWNIGNETFMESVPAISNMKLRASYGVIGNEKINYLDQYALVLNQVNGVFGQSEALLPGSTYGKTGNPDLKWESTKQTDIGLEIGFLQNRLSTEFDFYSRTTDDILVELSTPGYFGNGEGVKVRYNAGSVLNRGFEFNVAWNDEVNGFHYRIGLLGTTIHNEVLSVGGNSGVDSVLFGGNLGNGQTVTQSSVGNPIGSFFGYQTDGIFQNEAELAAYPHESLTGVGDLRFVDQNGDGKINAQDRVFLGSPIPDFVYGINLEASYKGFDLSVDLQGQLGNELYNGKEAVRPDLYNFEVHVIDHWTGEGTSTTEPRAASGGVNYAPSDRFIQDGSFLRLRSVTLGYSFSQSIASKIHMKEARLYIRGTNLFTITQFTGYTPEIGSEDVLSNGIDLGTYPITSIYSLGLNLTF